The Oncorhynchus tshawytscha isolate Ot180627B linkage group LG05, Otsh_v2.0, whole genome shotgun sequence genome includes a window with the following:
- the LOC112250385 gene encoding cdc42 effector protein 3, whose amino-acid sequence MPLKTTLYLKSASMRWPRKQKRRELLSVNMISLPLGDFRHLSHIGLDAHGDVFGDHATFQRTGSLILHSSQSHQDLYSNITPNETPPPPPKPPRLLSPEEMDAQASKARTHPQASRHQRCLFLPLLDVVEVVAHDSLHHEEEVKQEQEKKEEGGLTMGPDGSELNTAPQQAPCPPVEAPPGVDEDSSFVLNLDLGPSILEDVLQVMNQLHQ is encoded by the coding sequence ATGCCTCTGAAGACCACCTTGTACCTCAAATCAGCCAGCATGCGCTGGCCCCGCAAGCAGAAGCGCCGTGAGCTGCTATCAGTCAACATGATCAGCCTACCCTTGGGTGACTTCCGCCACCTCTCCCACATCGGATTGGATGCCCACGGGGATGTCTTCGGCGACCACGCAACCTTCCAGCGGACCGGAAGTCTCATCCTCCACAGCTCTCAAAGCCACCAGGACCTCTACTCCAACATCACCCCCAATGagacccctccacccccacccaagCCCCCACGCCTCCTCAGCCCAGAAGAGATGGATGCACAGGCCTCCAAAGCCAGAACCCATCCCCAGGCTTCCAGGCACCAGAGGTGCCTCTTTCTGCCTTTACTGGATGTTGTGGAGGTGGTGGCGCATGACAGTTTGCACCACGAAGAGGAGGTAAAGCAGGAGCAGGaaaagaaggaggagggagggttaaCGATGGGGCCGGATGGATCCGAATTGAACACGGCCCCCCAACAGGCTCCTTGTCCCCCAGTGGAGGCCCCTCCAGGGGTCGATGAAGACTCGTCTTTTGTCCTGAACCTTGACTTGGGGCCGTCCATACTAGAAGACGTGCTGCAAGTGATGAACCAGCTTCACCAGTGA